From the Lathyrus oleraceus cultivar Zhongwan6 chromosome 4, CAAS_Psat_ZW6_1.0, whole genome shotgun sequence genome, one window contains:
- the LOC127074276 gene encoding lon protease homolog 2, peroxisomal — protein MAESVELPSRLAILPFRNKVLLPGAIIRIRCTSPSSVKLVEQELWQKEEKGLIGILPVRDALEIKSAGPTASQGAGANIIEQSSKLQDGSSDSLKPDTKKQNDVVHWHNRGVAARPLHLSRGVEKPSGRVTYTVVLEGLCRFSVLELSTRGIYQTAKISSLEMTMTEMEQIEQDPDYIMLSRQFKATATELISVLELKQKTGGRTKVLLDNVPVHKLADIFVASFEISFEEQLSMLDSVGPKLRLSKATELVDRHLQSIRVAEKITQKVEGQLSKSQKEFLLRQQMRAIKEELGDNEDDEDDLVALERKMQSAGMPPNVWKLAHRELRRLKKMQPQQPGYNSSRVYLDLLADLPWQKASEENELDLRAAQKRLDSDHYGLVKVKQRIIEYLAVRKLKPDARGPVLCFVGPPGVGKTSLASSIAAALGRKFIRISLGGVKDEADIRGHRRTYIGSMPGRLIDGLKRVAVCNPVMLLDEVDKTGSDVRGDPASALLEVLDPEQNKTFNDHYLNVPFDLSKVIFVATANRMQPIPPPLLDRMEVIELPGYTPEEKLQIAMRHLIPRVLDQHGLSSEFIQIPEAMVKLVIQRYTREAGVRNLERNLAALARAAAVRVVEQEQVVPLNKGIQGLSTPLLESRLADGTEVEMDVIPMSVNSRDISNTFRIPSPLVVDETMLEKVLGPPRFDDREAAERVAAPGVSVGLVWTAFGGEVQFVEASAMVGKGELHLTGQLGDVIKESAQIALTWVRARAADFRLAVEEGFNLLEGRDVHIHFPAGAVPKDGPSAGVTLVTSLVSLFTQKSVRSDTAMTGEMTLRGLVLPVGGVKDKILAAHRYGIKRVILPERNLKDLVEIPSTVLANLEILPAKRMEDVLEHAFDGGCPWRQHSKL, from the exons GTGCAGGAGCCAATATTATAGAGCAAAGTTCAAAACTTCAGGACGGTTCATCAGATTCTCTCAAGCCTGATACCAAAAAGCAGAATGACGTTGTTCATTGGCACAACAG GGGGGTTGCTGCCCGACCATTACATTTATCAAGGGGAGTGGAGAAACCAAGTGGAAGGGTCACATATACCGTTGTTCTTGAAGGTTTGTGTAGATTTAGTGTCCTGGAACTAAGCACAAGAGGAATATACCAGACTGCAAAGATATCTTCCCTTGAGATGACTATGACTG AGATGGAACAAATAGAGCAAGACCCAGATTACATAATGTTGTCTCGCCAATTCAAAGCAACAGCAACGGAGCTTATTTCTGTTCTGGAGCTG AAACAAAAAACCGGTGGAAGAACCAAAGTCCTTTTGGACAACGTTCCTGTTCACAAGTTAGCTGATATATTTGTTGCAAGTTTTGAGATAAGTTTTGAAGAACAACTATCTATGTTGGATTCAGTTGGCCCTAAATTAAGGCTTTCAAAAGCAACTGAGTTAGTTGATAGGCATTTACAG TCAATACGTGTAGCTGAGAAAATTACACAGAAGGTTGAAGGTCAATTGTCAAAATCTCAAAAAGAGTTTCTTCTGCGTCAGCAG ATGAGGGCTATAAAAGAAGAACTTGGTGACAACGAGGATGATGAGGATGACTTGGTTGCGCTTGAAAGAAAGATGCAGAGTGCAGGAATGCCACCAAATGTATGGAAACTTGCACACAGAGAGTTGAG GAGGCTTAAAAAAATGCAGCCTCAGCAACCTGGGTACAACAGTTCGCGGGTTTACCTAGATCTTCTTGCTGATCTGCCCTGGCAGAAGGCCAGTGAAGAGAATGAACTAGACTTAAGAGCTGCACAAAAGCGACTGGACAGTGATCACTATGGTTTAGTGAAGGTCAAGCAACGGATTATTGAATACCTCGCAGTTCGCAAG CTTAAACCAGATGCAAGGGGTCCAGTATTGTGCTTTGTTGGACCACCAGGTGTTGGGAAAACATCACTGGCATCTTCTATTGCTGCTGCTTTGGGCAGAAAGTTTATTCGCATATCCCTTGGTGGAGTCAAGGATGAGGCTGATATTAGAGGACATAGGAGAACATACATTGGAAGCATGCCTGGGCGGCTTATAGATGGATTAAAG AGAGTAGCTGTTTGCAATCCTGTTATGTTGCTTGATGAAGTTGACAAGACAGGTTCTGATGTTCGTGGAGATCCAGCTTCAGCATTGCTAGAAGTTCTTGATCCAGAACAAAATAAAACATTTAATGATCA CTATTTGAATGTTCCATTTGATCTGTCCAAGGTAATTTTTGTGGCTACAGCAAATAGGATGCAGCCTATTCCTCCACCACTACTGGATAGGATGGAAGTGATTGAACTTCCTGGATATACACCTGAGGAAAAGCTCCAAATAGCCATGCGGCATTTGATTCCAAGAGTTTTGGACCAACATGGGTTGAGTTCTGAGTTTATTCAGATTCCAGAG GCAATGGTGAAACTTGTCATTCAGAGGTATACCAGGGAAGCTGGTGTGAGGAATTTGGAGAGGAATCTTGCTGCACTGGCTCGTGCTGCTGCAGTAAGGGTTGTAGAGCAAGAACAGGTGGTTCCATTAAACAAAGGGATACAAGGACTTTCTACCCCACTTCTGGAAAGTAGACTCGCTGATGGAACTGAAGTTGAAATGGATGTGATACCAATGAGTGTAAATAGTCGGGACATCTCAAACACATTCAGGATTCCCTCTCCGTTAGTTGTTGATGAAACCATGCTTGAAAAAGTTCTCGGG CCTCCAAGATTTGATGATAGAGAAGCTGCAGAACGCGTGGCTGCCCCTGGGGTCTCTGTTGGGCTGGTTTGGACTGCTTTTGGTGGAGAGGTTCAGTTTGTGGAGGCTTCAGCAATGGTAGGGAAGGGTGAACTGCATCTCACTGGACAACTTGGTGATGTAATCAAAGAATCAGCTCAGATTGCACTAACATGG GTAAGAGCAAGGGCAGCTGATTTTAGGCTTGCTGTTGAAGAGGGATTTAATCTTTTGGAGGGCCGTGATGTACATATTCATTTTCCTGCGGGTGCTGTTCCTAAAGATGGCCCCTCGGCAGGTGTGACTTTAGTCACGTCATTGGTATCCCTTTTCACTCAGAAAAGCGTGAGGTCAGATACAGCTATGACTGGAGAGATGACTTTGAGAGGATTAGTTCTACCTGTTGGAGGTGTCAAGGACAAG ATATTAGCTGCCCATCGTTATGGTATCAAGAGAGTTATCTTGCCTGAAAGGAACCTCAAAGACTTGGTTGAAATACCATCAACAGTACTGGCCAATTTGGAG ATACTGCCAGCAAAACGAATGGAAGATGTGTTAGAGCATGCTTTTGATGGAGGGTGCCCATGGAGACAACACTCTAAGTTATAG